A DNA window from Gammaproteobacteria bacterium contains the following coding sequences:
- a CDS encoding Hpt domain-containing protein encodes MSDSDVINTEIYHELLSIMGNEVHDLYNEFKNNTPHIIQDLSKYIADNDSDNSAASAHLLKSSSSNLGIIQVARVCADLESLSKKNDLQSAKNKITDLQYEFNRFLSHQFDIAC; translated from the coding sequence ATGTCAGATAGCGACGTAATCAACACAGAAATATATCATGAATTGCTTTCCATTATGGGAAACGAGGTTCATGATCTGTACAATGAATTCAAAAACAATACTCCACATATCATTCAGGATCTCAGTAAATATATTGCTGATAACGACTCCGACAATTCTGCCGCCAGCGCCCACCTATTAAAAAGCAGCAGCAGTAACTTGGGAATAATTCAAGTTGCAAGAGTGTGCGCAGACCTTGAATCACTTTCTAAAAAGAATGATTTACAATCTGCAAAAAACAAAATTACAGACCTTCAGTATGAGTTTAACCGCTTTCTATCACACCAATTTGACATTGCTTGTTAG